The window GCCCTCACCTATGCCCGAGCCACTGCGCACCCCACGTCTGGACCTGCTGCCGCTGCGCGTCGAGCACGCCGAGGAGATGGCCGCCGTACTGGCGGACCCGGCGCTGCACACCTTCATCGGCGGCTCCCCTCTGGCCCCCGAAGATCTGCCCGCCCGCTACGAGCGGCTCGTCGCCGGATCCCCGGATCCGGAGGTCTCCTGGTGCAACTGGGTGCTGCGACTGCGGGCCGAAGGGTGTCTGGTGGGGACGGTCCAGGCGACTGTCACCGCGCAGGCCGCGGAGATCGCCTGGGTCGTCGGCACACCCTGGCAGGGGCGGGGGCTGGCCTCGGAGGCTGCACGCACGCTCGTCGACGGGCTCGCCGGGCGTACCGTCGTCGCCCATATCCACCCCGACCACACGGCCTCCGCGGCGGTCGCACGGGCCGCCGGTCTCGCGCCGACCGACGAGTGGCAGGACGGCGAGGTCCGCTGGCGGAGCTCCCGCTGAAGCCGCAGGTGAGGCGTATCGTCAGCTTATGAGCCGGTCGTGAACCTGGGAGGCTCGTCATGACGTCGCGGCGGATTCCTCATCGGTGGCGGCTGCTGACGTGGCTGGTCCTGGCATTCAATCTGGCGATGCTGCTGTGGCTCGTGGTCGCGCTGGACGCGGCGGAGCGAGACGGAGAAACCTGCGTCGGAGACCTGTGCCGCGAGGCCAACAACCCCGGCAGCTCCATCGGCACCTGGCTGGTGGTCTTCGTCTGGCTCGCGGGCGTGATCCTCCTCGGCGCGGCCTGGCTGATCACCCACCACACCGAACACCCGGGCCGCCAGCGACCCCGGAGGGGCTGGCACCGCTGAGACAGCGGGCCTGAGCGTCCCGCCGATCATGCAGGACTCCCGATGCCCCGCCACCACACCTCACCGCACGAAAACCCTGGAACCACGCCCGCCCGCTCCGGCCCGCCACCACACCTCACCGCACGAGAACCCTGGAACCACGCCCGCTCCCCCCGGCCCGCCACCACACCTCACCGCACGAGAACCCTGGAACCACGCCCGCTCCCCCCGGCCCGCCACCACACCTCACCGCATGCGCGGCCCCCCGCCAACGCTCCGCGCCGCCGCTCTAATCCGCCCCGCCCGACGAATGCCCCCCTACGACGACGCCCGCTCCTCCAGCTCCGTAGCCAGTACCACCTGCCGGCGTTCGAGGCCGCGGGACACCGCCGGGCGGCGGTCCGCGATTTCCTCCAGGAGGAGGTCGATCATTCTGCGGCCCATTTCCTCGATCGGCTGGCGCACGCTGGTCAGGGGTGGGTCCATGTGGCGGGCGATGGCCGAGTCGTCGTAGCCGACCAGGGCCACGTCGTCGGGGATACGGCGGCCCTCCTCCCGCAGTACCTGCCGGGCGCCCGCCGCCATCACGTCCGAGCCCGCGAAGACCGCGTCCAGACCGGGGCGCCGGGACAGCAGCGCGGCCATCGCGCGCCGGCCGCCCTCCTCGGTGAAGTCGCCGGGCTCGATCAGCTGCTCGTCGACCGCCTGGCCGGCGTCCCGCAGGGCGTCGCGGTAGCCGTCGACGCGGCGCTGGGCGCCGTAGACGTCGAGGCGGCCGGTGATGTGGGCTATCCGGTGGCGGCCACGGGAGATCAGGTGCTCCACGGCCTGGCGGGCGCCGCCGTAGTTGTCGGAGTCGACCGAAGTGAGGGTCTCGGCGGCGGAGCGCGGGCCGCTGATCACGGCCGGTATCTCCAGCTGGGCGAGCAGGTCCGGCAGCGGGTCGTCGGCGTGCACCGAGACCAGCAGGACACCGTCGACCCGGTGCGCCGCGAGGTACTGGGCGAGCCGGCGCCGCTCACGGTCGCTGCCCGCGAAGATCAGCAGCAACTGCATCTCGCTGTCGCCCAGTTCGGCGCCGACACCCTTGAGCATGTCCGAGAAGTACGGCTCCGCGAAGAACCGGGTCTCCGGCTCGGGGACGACGAGGGCGATGGCGTCGGTGCGGTTGGCGGCAAGGGCACGGGCGGCCGTGTTCGGGACATAACCGAGCTCGGCGACCGCGGCCTCCACAGCGGCACGGGTGGCATCACTGACTCGCGGCGACCCATTGATCACCCGGGAAACCGTGCCGCGACCGACACCGGCACGCGCGGCGACCTCTTCGAGGGTAGGACGCCCACCACTCCGCCCCCGCGCTCCGTGGCTTGCCATGGGCTCCGCCTTTCGCCGTCATCTTGTCGCCGGCCTGGAATTTAACAGTCCTGTCCGTCAGTGTGACCGTCCAGCGGGGAGCGCCGCCCCGGCCCCGGACGGGACGGTCGCGCCCCCCGGGGGTCCAGTTAACAGCCCTATAACTGAACGCATCTCTCCGCTCCCACGCCCTTGACACCCCCGCCCGGACCGACGACTCTTCAACACATCACCTGTGGGAGCGCTCCCACGGTACCTGACACATACACATCCCGCACGTTCCCCGCCCGAGCCGCAGCGAGAACTAACGGGCCCAACAGTGCAGTTGGCCGGGGGGTCGGCACGTCAGGGCAACAGGAGGACGCAATGCGAGCACGTACCCGAATCCGCCGTAAGGCGGTTGTCCTCGCGGCGGTGGCGTCGCTGGGCGCCGGGCTGCTGGCCGGCTGTGCCGACGACGGCGACGACAACGGCGAGGGCAGCTCGTCGTCGGGCGGCGGTGGCGGCAAGACCAAGATCACCCTTGGCCTGTTCGGCACCGCCGGTTTCGAGGAGTCCGGTCTGTACAAGGAGTACGAGAAGCTCCACCCGGACATCGACATCCAGCAGACCGTCGTAGAGCGCAACGAGAACTACTACCCGGCACTGCTCAACCACCTCACCACCAACAGCGGCCTCCAGGACATCCAGATGGTCGAGGTCGGCAATATCGCCGAGATCGTCCAGACGCAGTCGGACAAGCTGCTCGATCTGTCGAAGTACGGCAAGGAGGGCGACTACCTGGACTGGAAGTGGCAGCAGGCCACCACGGAGGGCGGCCAGACGATCGGTGTCGGCACCGACGTGGGCCCGATGGCCATCTGCTACCGCACGGACCTCTTCAAGGCGGCCGGTCTGCCCACCGACCGCGAGGAGGTCGGCAAGCTGTGGGCGGGCAGCTGGGAGAAGTTCGTCGACGTCGGCAACCAGTACCAGGGCAAGGCGCCCAAGGGCACCACCTTCCTGGACTCCCCCGGCGGTCTGCTGCAGGCGATCCTCAGCAGTGAGGAGGACCGGTTCTACGACTCCTCCGGCGAGGTCATCTACAAGACGAACCCGGCTGTGAAGGACGCCTTCGACCTGACGGCGCAGGCCGCCGAGGACGGGCTGATCGGCAACCAGACGCAGTTCCAGCCGGCTTGGGACACGACGATCGCCAACAGCAAGTTCGCCGCGATGTCCTGCCCGCCGTGGATGCTCGGCTACATCAAGGGCAAGTCGAAGCCCGAGGCGGCCGGCAAGTGGGACATCGCCCAGGCGCCCAAGTCCGGTAACTGGGGCGGTTCCTTCCTGACCGTGCCGAAGTCCGGCAAGAACACCGAGGAGGCGGCGAAGCTGGCCGCCTGGCTGACCGCTCCCGAGCAGCAGGCCAAGCTCTTCGGTGTGCAGGGCAGCTTCCCGTCCACCCCGGCCGCGTACGAGTCGTCCGAGGTGACCAGCGCGAAGAACGACATGACCGGTGACGCGCCGATCGGCACGATCTTCGCCGAGGCCGCCGAGAACATCCCGGTCCAGACGATCGGCCCGAAGGACCAGATCATCCAGCAGGGTCTGACCGACAACGGCGTGGTCCTCGTGACCCAGGGCAAGTCCGCCAAGGAAGCCTGGGACAACGCCGTGAAGACCATCGACAACGCCCTGGACCAGTGACCCGTATGACCACTGGGCACGACACCGCCGCCGCGTCCCCCGCAAAGGAGGGGGGCGCGGCCCCGGGCCGCCCGTCCGGCGGCGGTCCGGTCACCGAGCAGGAGCAGCGGCGCCGGAAGCGACTGTCCCGCCGCTGGCAGCGGGACGTCCGCTGGAGCCCGTACGCCTTCGTCTCGCCGTTCTTCCTGCTGTTCCTCGCCTTCGGCCTGTTCCCGCTGATCTACACGGGCTGGGCCTCGCTGCACCAGGTGGAGCTGACCGCACCCACCGACATGGACTGGGTCGGCCTGCGCAACTACACCCGGATCTTCGACGACGACTTCTTCTGGAACGCGGCCGAGAACACGCTGTGGATCGGCATCATCTCGACTGTTCCGCAGTTGATGATGGCGATGGGCATCGCCCACATCCTCAACTACAAGCTGCGCGCCTCGACCTTCTACCGGGTCGTCATGCTCGCCCCGTACGCGACCTCGATCGCCGCCGCCTCGCTGGTCTTCGTGCTGCTCTTCGGCCGCGACTACGGCATGATCAACTGGGCGCTGGGCACCGTCGGCATCGACAGCATCGATTGGCAGAACGACACCTGGGCCTCGAAGATCGCGGTCTCCACGATCGTCATCTGGCGCTGGACCGGGTACAACGCGCTGATCTATCTGGCCGCGATGCAGGCGATCCCGCAGGATCTGTACGAGTCGGCGGCACTCGACGGAGCCAGCCGCTGGCAGCAGTTCTTCCATGTCACGCTGCCCTCGCTGCGCCCGACGATCCTGTTCACCGTCGTCGTCTCCACCATCGGAGCCTCCCAACTGTTCGGTGAACCACTGCTGTTCGACGCGAACAAGGGCGCCTCAGGCGGCCCCGAGCACCAGTTCCAGACGCTCGGCCTGTATCTGTACGAGCAGGGCTGGGTGAACCAGCATCTGGGCCGTGCCTCCGCCATCGCCTGGACGATGTTCCTGATCCTCATCGTGATCGGGATCGTCAACTACGTCATCTCGCGCCGGCTGCGCGCCAGTAGTTAGGAGACCGGCCGTGACGACGACCATGACGAAACCCGACGCCCCCGAGGACCGGCGGCGCGTACGGCGGCCCAAGTCGGCGCGGGCCGGCGGGCAGATGCACGCGGGACCGATCGCGTATGTGATCCTCGCGCTGTTCACCATCGGCTCGCTGTTCCCGCTGGTGTGGACGGCGATCGCCGCCTCCCGCGACAACCAGCGGCTGGCCGAGAACCCGCCGCCGCTCTGGTTCGGCTCGGGCCTCTTCGAGAAACTCGAAATCGCCTGGACCGACGCCAACCTGGGCGAGGCCTTCCTCAACACCACCATCGTGGCGGGCATTTCTGCGGTGACGATCGTCGTGCTGTCGACGATCGCCGGGTTCGCCTTCGCCAAGCTGCGCTTCAAAGGCCGTAACGCGCTGATGCTGATCGTGATCGGCACGATGATGGTGCCGCCGCAGCTCAGTGTGATCCCGCTGTACATGATGGTGGCCGAACTCGACTGGTCCGACCAGCTCCAGGCGGTGATCTTCCCGTCGCTGGTGAGCGCGTTCGGGGTGTTCTTCATGCGGCAGTATCTGCTCCAGGCGCTGCCGGACGAGATCATCGAGGCGGCGCGGGTGGACGGCGCGAGCAGCTGGCGGGTGATCTGGCATGTGGTGTTCCCGGCGGCCCGTCCCGCGATGGCGGTGCTGGGGATGCTGATGTTCGTGCAGACCTGGAACGACTTCCTGTGGCCGTTCCTGGTGCTGACCCAGAACGGCAATCCGACCGTGCAGGTGGCGGTCGCGGGCCTGGGCCGTGGCTATACGCCGGACCAGTCCCTGATCATGGCGGGTGCGCTGCTGGGCACGCTGCCGCTGCTGCTCGTCTTCGCGATCTTCGGCAAGCAGATCGTGGGCGGCATCATGCAGGGCGCGGTCAAGGGCTGAGGCCCGCACATCTTCTCGGGGGGCCGGGTCACCGCCGCCTCGGCCCCGTCTCTCCCCCCACTCCCCCCATTCCCCCTACCTGTTGGTCTCCAAGACCTCCTATGGGAGCGCTTCCATGCCTGAGTCCGAACAGCCGGTGACCCCGGTGACCTTTCCTCCCGCCTTCCTCTGGGGCGCAGCCACCTCCGCGTACCAGATCGAGGGGGCGGTGCGGGAGGACGGCCGTACCCCGTCGATCTGGGACACCTTCAGCCATACGCCGGGCAGGACGGCCGGTGGCGAGACCGGTGACATCGCTGTCGACCACTACCACCGCTACCGCGAGGACGTGGCGCTGATGGCCGAGCTGGGCCTGACCGCGTACCGCTTCTCGATCTCCTGGTCGCGGGTGCAGCCGACCGGCCGGGGGCCCGCGGTCCAGCGGGGTCTGGACTTCTACCGGAGCCTGGTGGACGAGCTGCTCGCGCACGGCATCAAG of the Streptomyces sp. NBC_00287 genome contains:
- a CDS encoding ABC transporter substrate-binding protein → MRARTRIRRKAVVLAAVASLGAGLLAGCADDGDDNGEGSSSSGGGGGKTKITLGLFGTAGFEESGLYKEYEKLHPDIDIQQTVVERNENYYPALLNHLTTNSGLQDIQMVEVGNIAEIVQTQSDKLLDLSKYGKEGDYLDWKWQQATTEGGQTIGVGTDVGPMAICYRTDLFKAAGLPTDREEVGKLWAGSWEKFVDVGNQYQGKAPKGTTFLDSPGGLLQAILSSEEDRFYDSSGEVIYKTNPAVKDAFDLTAQAAEDGLIGNQTQFQPAWDTTIANSKFAAMSCPPWMLGYIKGKSKPEAAGKWDIAQAPKSGNWGGSFLTVPKSGKNTEEAAKLAAWLTAPEQQAKLFGVQGSFPSTPAAYESSEVTSAKNDMTGDAPIGTIFAEAAENIPVQTIGPKDQIIQQGLTDNGVVLVTQGKSAKEAWDNAVKTIDNALDQ
- a CDS encoding GNAT family N-acetyltransferase, producing the protein MPEPLRTPRLDLLPLRVEHAEEMAAVLADPALHTFIGGSPLAPEDLPARYERLVAGSPDPEVSWCNWVLRLRAEGCLVGTVQATVTAQAAEIAWVVGTPWQGRGLASEAARTLVDGLAGRTVVAHIHPDHTASAAVARAAGLAPTDEWQDGEVRWRSSR
- a CDS encoding carbohydrate ABC transporter permease, giving the protein MTTTMTKPDAPEDRRRVRRPKSARAGGQMHAGPIAYVILALFTIGSLFPLVWTAIAASRDNQRLAENPPPLWFGSGLFEKLEIAWTDANLGEAFLNTTIVAGISAVTIVVLSTIAGFAFAKLRFKGRNALMLIVIGTMMVPPQLSVIPLYMMVAELDWSDQLQAVIFPSLVSAFGVFFMRQYLLQALPDEIIEAARVDGASSWRVIWHVVFPAARPAMAVLGMLMFVQTWNDFLWPFLVLTQNGNPTVQVAVAGLGRGYTPDQSLIMAGALLGTLPLLLVFAIFGKQIVGGIMQGAVKG
- a CDS encoding LacI family DNA-binding transcriptional regulator, translating into MASHGARGRSGGRPTLEEVAARAGVGRGTVSRVINGSPRVSDATRAAVEAAVAELGYVPNTAARALAANRTDAIALVVPEPETRFFAEPYFSDMLKGVGAELGDSEMQLLLIFAGSDRERRRLAQYLAAHRVDGVLLVSVHADDPLPDLLAQLEIPAVISGPRSAAETLTSVDSDNYGGARQAVEHLISRGRHRIAHITGRLDVYGAQRRVDGYRDALRDAGQAVDEQLIEPGDFTEEGGRRAMAALLSRRPGLDAVFAGSDVMAAGARQVLREEGRRIPDDVALVGYDDSAIARHMDPPLTSVRQPIEEMGRRMIDLLLEEIADRRPAVSRGLERRQVVLATELEERASS
- a CDS encoding carbohydrate ABC transporter permease, producing the protein MTTGHDTAAASPAKEGGAAPGRPSGGGPVTEQEQRRRKRLSRRWQRDVRWSPYAFVSPFFLLFLAFGLFPLIYTGWASLHQVELTAPTDMDWVGLRNYTRIFDDDFFWNAAENTLWIGIISTVPQLMMAMGIAHILNYKLRASTFYRVVMLAPYATSIAAASLVFVLLFGRDYGMINWALGTVGIDSIDWQNDTWASKIAVSTIVIWRWTGYNALIYLAAMQAIPQDLYESAALDGASRWQQFFHVTLPSLRPTILFTVVVSTIGASQLFGEPLLFDANKGASGGPEHQFQTLGLYLYEQGWVNQHLGRASAIAWTMFLILIVIGIVNYVISRRLRASS